One window of Pseudodesulfovibrio profundus genomic DNA carries:
- a CDS encoding diheme cytochrome c, with protein sequence MLLDEKKGKTMCKSKLLVGLIMITCFLSSIVALADDHNDRRKHRKDHHDREEVEDAVPSPKNELYLSVCGSCHMAYPPGLLNSASWAALIQGASEHFGEDLSLDTKDAEELETYLTSGASENVQGELARDISRDLGNRIVKRITEIPEIRKEHHELSASVFSRTSIGGLSNCIACHKRADVGVFDDEVSIPRE encoded by the coding sequence ATGTTGCTTGATGAAAAAAAAGGGAAAACCATGTGTAAGTCAAAGCTCTTGGTGGGACTCATAATGATTACTTGTTTTCTATCGAGTATTGTTGCCTTGGCAGATGACCATAATGATCGTCGTAAACACCGTAAAGACCACCACGATCGAGAGGAGGTAGAAGATGCCGTGCCCAGCCCTAAAAATGAGCTCTACCTATCGGTTTGCGGTTCATGCCACATGGCCTATCCGCCGGGGTTGCTAAATTCGGCCTCGTGGGCTGCTTTGATTCAGGGGGCGAGTGAGCATTTCGGCGAAGATCTTAGTTTAGACACCAAGGATGCCGAAGAGCTCGAAACCTATCTTACATCAGGGGCATCTGAAAACGTTCAAGGAGAATTAGCTAGGGATATTTCCCGGGATTTGGGGAATCGGATTGTAAAGCGCATCACCGAAATTCCTGAAATAAGAAAAGAACATCATGAGTTGAGTGCCTCAGTGTTTTCAAGAACATCTATTGGTGGTCTTTCAAACTGTATTGCATGTCACAAGCGTGCTGATGTCGGAGTGTTTGACGACGAGGTAAGCATACCACGAGAATGA
- a CDS encoding IS3 family transposase (programmed frameshift): MSRKRRNFTAEFKTRVALDALSGEHTLSELASRYGVHPNQVSQWKKQAKEQIVAGFAGKAQKTQQSDEARIKELHAKIGQLTVEKDFLQQAFKDMSCERRRDIVDKGHPMLSVRRQCEILKLHRSTYYYQPIGESASNLALMKRIDELFLELPFFGSRQMRNILRDEGHQLGRNRVRRLMRKMGLMAVYQKPRTSQPHPQHKTYPYLLRGKAITRPNQVWCADITYIPMKRGFLYLVAIMDWHSRAVLSWRLSNTMEADFCVSALEEALNRYGVPEIFNTDQGSQFTSYEFTRTLREAGARISMDGRGRWMDNVMIERLWRSLKYECVYLRELETGSELRQALAWWIDFYNNRRPHKAFDGRKPMEIYQEGPKPEGVPPLAWPHKAA, from the exons ATGTCCAGGAAAAGAAGGAACTTTACCGCCGAATTCAAGACCCGTGTCGCGTTGGATGCCTTGTCCGGCGAACACACCCTGTCCGAGCTCGCCAGCAGGTACGGCGTGCATCCCAACCAGGTTTCCCAGTGGAAGAAGCAGGCCAAGGAGCAGATCGTAGCTGGCTTTGCGGGCAAGGCCCAAAAGACCCAACAAAGCGATGAGGCCCGGATAAAAGAGCTTCACGCCAAGATCGGCCAGCTCACGGTGGAGAAGGATTTTTTGCAACAAGCCTTC AAAGATATGAGCTGCGAGCGAAGGCGAGACATCGTCGACAAGGGGCATCCGATGCTCAGTGTTCGACGGCAGTGCGAAATCCTCAAGCTGCACCGCTCAACGTACTATTACCAGCCGATCGGCGAGTCCGCGTCCAACTTGGCGCTCATGAAGCGCATCGACGAGTTGTTCCTGGAGTTGCCGTTCTTCGGCTCCCGGCAGATGCGCAACATCCTGCGCGATGAGGGCCATCAACTCGGGCGCAATCGCGTCCGGCGGCTCATGCGCAAGATGGGGTTGATGGCGGTCTATCAGAAGCCGCGAACCAGCCAGCCTCATCCGCAGCACAAGACGTATCCGTATCTGCTGCGCGGCAAGGCGATCACGAGGCCGAACCAGGTGTGGTGCGCCGACATCACGTACATCCCGATGAAGCGGGGCTTCCTGTACCTCGTGGCGATCATGGACTGGCACAGCCGCGCGGTGCTCTCCTGGCGGCTGTCGAACACCATGGAAGCGGACTTCTGCGTGTCCGCCCTGGAGGAGGCCCTGAACCGCTACGGCGTGCCCGAAATCTTCAACACGGACCAAGGCTCGCAGTTTACGAGCTACGAGTTCACACGGACGCTCCGGGAAGCCGGAGCCCGCATCTCCATGGACGGCCGCGGCCGCTGGATGGACAACGTCATGATCGAACGCCTGTGGCGATCACTGAAATACGAATGCGTGTATCTGCGGGAATTGGAAACGGGAAGCGAGTTGCGGCAGGCCCTGGCCTGGTGGATCGATTTCTACAACAACCGCCGCCCACACAAGGCGTTTGACGGCAGAAAGCCGATGGAGATATATCAGGAAGGCCCCAAGCCAGAGGGGGTACCCCCTCTGGCTTGGCCCCACAAGGCGGCGTAG